A genomic region of Deinococcus humi contains the following coding sequences:
- a CDS encoding roadblock/LC7 domain-containing protein produces MTATLSKQDQLTSTLTTLRGALPELRGALVATVDGLPIAQDMGGGVDANRVAAMAATALGLGKRINETLGSGQLTDMSVGGTDGQVYIYAAGKKGVLAVIAPAGVNLGLLHMEARDAAQSVSIIL; encoded by the coding sequence ATGACGGCAACCCTGAGCAAGCAAGACCAGCTGACCTCCACCCTGACCACCCTGCGCGGCGCGCTGCCTGAACTGCGCGGCGCGCTGGTGGCCACCGTCGACGGCCTGCCCATCGCGCAGGACATGGGCGGTGGCGTGGACGCCAACCGCGTGGCGGCGATGGCCGCCACCGCGCTGGGGCTGGGCAAGCGCATCAATGAAACCCTGGGATCGGGCCAGCTCACCGACATGAGCGTCGGCGGCACCGATGGCCAGGTCTACATCTACGCCGCCGGGAAGAAAGGCGTGCTGGCTGTCATCGCGCCGGCGGGCGTCAACCTGGGCCTGCTGCACATGGAAGCCCGGGACGCGGCCCAGAGCGTCTCCATCATCCTGTAG